One window from the genome of Megalobrama amblycephala isolate DHTTF-2021 linkage group LG4, ASM1881202v1, whole genome shotgun sequence encodes:
- the LOC125267426 gene encoding transcription factor TFIIIB component B'' homolog isoform X2, whose product MRRAKVSIKPNVRPGARSVAPAAEDKSSQKSTAVDDTQQTPSPPQSQLDVRESAVATGDGNVPGSPSEKASLNTNDGPPSSGSTPATTALQRRSRFSVTPNLARPKVRSAPPLSPGKTASLLSGPSKTSSPVQSAKSFPQSPVPVAISRDDSQNSTFSNATTEANCPPSSPCLPFTSGCPESPTSTLSQQEPHQTPQKIPNEDSGPQEGATPASCTLSPYVKLSRVDGPDSPLRNKMSSDQQRVLRALKLKELMKLERRKQRMEKCKLRKRNHCIELDRDKMSLADFIYYLPESNPMKSSLSTEETQAKTTAPPSPIVQKNMAEADEDSNDADDAMLVPKVRVAEDGSLILDEESLTVRVQRTSDTVVENAHPLFERGSTTTYASFRKNNYVRCWSVRETDMFYLAISMVGTDFSMIAQLLTHRTRAEIKRKFRKEERANAWRVDNAFRNKRPYDGEFFSFLLKRILAKDKQKGTSVKLVVKSSKAKKGKGGKKAKLEVEDSIDDDDELCSVDSVCFDLEKENEDSCNVNEADVPSSTSKKRKRTKDTKPNVLSCEKTRKPRKKNKTLKKGKCSVEGEDGDLVCVDNDLVEGSTVNADNEDQSCVPVSKKKRKQSKKCDREGQEEKTDAEEKCLKKRNKKKLRNEEPTDGESGAVNEKLNEVSPVQTKKRKCSKECVKEEETTKRKRKSKKSKMSMEECTGSELGADGSKVSTAAPDAEEDQGEKLSLESTAQEQISQSSSKHSKRPLPNLAKRKAKKCSEPKATEEIEDTVEESQDESCKEAENAFSICLAEEQLQKEQVVVLERTPPRLKDSHSSSESQDQPQSSQSPLHSPGCQTRAEKVKRNLTASDDCNEVSTAGLCAEENQGETRSLESTPQEEISQSSSKRSPRRQTRAEKVTRNLTASEGERMDQCQTGSDASPEDMSSTAMPYQVVIQDCKVMEADQRMEEGLNLPHLEFLTSSDIKGQTLLKRPVVLVSQEEVQHYLRIQAQTAAEESTASRGDHVQDSASTVDDLPSLASVATSPRPCKMEDQEISSFLEKPQVPDTTPSDKDMTERRTELEKSSSQISENEDQITDQEEHDSELIESDVTDTMIEEPQTEGKRIVPVSCSSDGSQDSVAPEKRSQVAKPTSNLEWASQVIINPQQTSELNEETSASTPDISVDRTGKGNEEQIDSVLDVSSAPFEAHSPVSSFYDPATEHTSNMCDMDTMLLSESAAENVKIPDEQDSEKKDGTEGQSEAPEDWIASLDGDAKSEIAGSAGVEMGANGDQSEEEPTFILTLYEIPTSQLFLEADCGQQDMPPYELQPAQVQPPLLFTGSSQSLSFTLEASSASLHMESEETKQCKSVSHKVLDDSLVPHSKDTAEDASTKLTSSQESSRDDVNFLISPPEMLSCNSAMPTDVPNLDEIPTKSPETKAPTQRRSKIKVKPKLKPCVKVGHSKNGQHDCASSQNLLTSQAEIESNQETSAKETVSSKIHLSHEDNEQGAHPGHDGVISTAIVPGSEDMRDESPVKCGSPLRTVLQMDEDSVVDPPVHRVLADAFVLSSGEMEDVFNKEKESPHNTELQKLPESVRSLSPVNDQYFCPQKEKKADISKKPDTCREASSVTSSVSQEKTVPLQRRGRLQVKPKIPKITSTKDDISRQEQTDIGCNEPATTQIISPVPLIKEESVKVEPRSEREDFSDIPKEELDTDDTEEVMKTKQQTQFTSVKTSACIESSSVELKLEGGQEDVSHVVLSDILVPVSNEMEANVNMESVSPVQSGLQMGEESQQVRTAEADQETHSHEGVSHMLLTDIFIPICEDMQDNLSKEWVTTGKRSPHEAERSQMREDPDNIDLLCAVSQSSNVGPSVSPRRRRPTQEKGKLLVKMTFPKRKAGDSPKSAEQSQTVPPSTLMSKQEVEATLNAPETECISEPKVESTQCSFETFTCSDLLPVGSEDHEAACGGISHMVLSDVLVPVLDETTEHILHKEALTVGLQEDAVKVEKSTDVERRANAETDKPTASQSVSVEWKTPCRRGTLRPKPKLSKKRDDPSESNLCQHGSTQTSSAALQQSLDPHAEEWSLKSNMLPMDSDEIENWCEGVSHMLLSDAFVPVSEETEENSTDLKVFVSSSSREDEEHALSPPKSEEMPSEISDEVHQLDTISDMPKSEESNESLPASRAKKSPARSTFQMTLRSPERRLQDQANVLKTPRAAPTTPQRAQTSKVESMGTPTKQHTVEISDVCRVQLERLSVEEICSAHCVLQPKHHSTPVTVKTTSKGNVMLKASLALHGSRSPGLESHADEEPPLLPRYSPKVVLHRIPVTDANISTSTSSPARVSTAASRQPADHQFSENSLPISSLDTDKDPVQVSQFFLDDIFTEVVDPD is encoded by the exons ATGCGAAGAGCAAAAGTTAGTATTAAGCCTAATGTCAGGCCTGGGGCTCGAAGTGTGGCGCCCGCAGCAGAGGACAAGAGCTCCCAAAAGTCCACAGCTGTTGACGACACCCAACAAACACCGTCACCTCCACAGTCTCAGCTGGACGTGAGAGAGTCTGCTGTGGCGACCGGAGATGGAAATGTTCCCGGCTCTCCCTCTGAGAAAGCATCACTTAACAC CAATGATGGACCGCCATCTAGTGGCAGCACTCCTGCAACTACAGCACTTCAGAGGAGGAGCAGATTCTCTGTCACACCAAACCTGGCCAGACCCAAAGTCCGTTCTGCTCCTCCTTTATCTCCTGGAAAGACCGCTTCCCTTCTGTCAGGGCCATCCAAGACATCATCCCCTGTCCAGTCAGCCAAGTCCTTTCCTCAGTCCCCCGTCCCAGTTGCTATCAGCAGAGACGATTCTCAAAACTCTACATTCTCAAATGCCACTACAGAAGCCAACTGCCCTCCATCCTCACCATGTCTTCCTTTCACCTCTGGCTGCCCAGAATCTCCAACATCTACACTGTCTCAACAAGAGCCCCACCAAACACCCCAAAAAATCCCAAACGAGGATTCTGGGCCCCAAGAAGGAGCCACTCCAGCTTCATGCACACTCTCACCGTATGTGAAGCTGTCACGTGTTGATGGACCAGACTCTCCCCTCAGGAACAAAATGTCCTCAGACCAGCAGCGGGTCTTGAGAGCCCTCAAATTGAAAGAACTGATGAAACTGGAGAGAAGGAAACAAAGAATG GAGAAGTGTAAACTGCGTAAGCGAAATCATTGCATTGAGCTGGATCGTGACAAAATGTCCTTAGCTGACTTCATATATTACCTGCCAGAATCAAATCCTATGAA ATCCTCCCTTTCCACAGAGGAGACTCAAGCAAAGACCACAGCTCCTCCGTCTCCCAT TGTGCAGAAAAATATGGCAGAAGCAGATGAGgacagtaatgatgctgatgaCGCTATGCTGGTTCCCAAAGTCAGGGTGGCAGAGGATGGCTCACTGATTTTAGATGAAGAAAG TTTGACAGTGCGTGTTCAGAGGACGTCTGATACAGTTGTTGAGAATGCCCATCCGCTGTTTGAGCGAGGCTCTACTACAACATACGCAAGTTTCAGGAAAAATAACTATGTGAGGTGCTGGTCTGTCAGAG agacAGATATGTTCTATTTAGCCATCAGTATGGTGGGAACAGACTTCTCCATGATTGCTCAGCTGTTGACTCACCGTACCAGAGCAGAAATTAAG CGTAAATTTAGGAAGGAGGAGAGAGCGAATGCATGGCGAGTGGATAATGCATTCA GAAACAAGCGGCCATATGATGGGGAGTTTTTCAGTTTCCTGCTGAAGAGGATCTTGGCTAAAGACAAACAAAAAGGCACATCCGTAAAGCTGGTTGTGAAATCCAGTAAAGCAAAGAAAGGCAAAG GTGGTAAAAAAGCCAAACTTGAGGTTGAAGACTccattgatgatgatgatgaattgTGCAGTGTGGACAGTGTCTGTTTTGATTTAGAAAAGGAGAATGAGGACAGCTGTAATGTGAATGAAGCTGATGTGCCGTCAAGCACAAGCAAGAAGCGTAAACGCACAAAAGACACTAAGCCAAATGTTTTGTCATGTGAGAAAACGCGCAAACCGAGGAAGAAAAACAAGACACTGAAAAAAG GCAAATGCTCAGTTGAAGGTGAAGATGGTGACCTTGTGTGTGTGGACAATGACTTAGTGGAGGGAAGCACTGTGAACGCAGACAATGAAGATCAGTCGTGTGTGCCTGTATCAAAAAAGAAACGCAAACAATCAAAAAAGTGTGACCGGGAGGGGCAGGAAGAAAAAACAGATGCTGAAGAAAAATGCCTGAAAAAGAGGAACAAAAAGAAAC TACGGAATGAAGAACCTACTGATGGAGAAAGTGGTGCAGTGAATGAGAAGCTCAATGAGGTGTCTCCCGTCCAAACTAAAAAACGCAAATGCTCCAAAGAGTGTGTGAAGGAAGAAGAAACCACAAAAAGAAAACGGAAGAGTAAAAAGAGCAAAATGTCAATGGAAG AGTGTACTGGATCTGAGCTGGGTGCTGATGGTAGTAAAGTCTCAACAGCAGCCCCCGATGCTGAAGAGGATCAAGG GGAGAAGCTCAGTCTAGAGAGCACAGCTCAGGAGCAAATTTCACAAAGCTCTTCCAAACATTCAAAGAGGCCTTTGCCCAATTTGGCAAAAAGAAAAGCCAAAAAATGTTCTGAGCCAAAAGCAACAGAAGAGATTGAAGACACGGTTGAAGAATCTCAAGATGAAAGCTGCAAAGAAGCTGAGAATGCG TTCAGCATCTGTCTTGCTGAGGAACAGCTCCAGAAAGAACAAGTAGTTGTTCTGGAGAGAACTCCTCCAAG GCTTAAAGATTCACACAGCTCATCTGAAAGCCAAGACCAGCCACAGTCCTCTCAGAGCCCACTTCATTCTCCTGGTTGCCAGACGAGAGCGGAGAAGGTCAAGCGCAATCTGACTGCTTCAGATGATTGTAATGAAGTCTCGACAGCAGGCCTCTGTGCTGAAGAGAATCAAGG GGAGACGCGCAGTCTAGAGAGCACACCTCAGGAGGAAATTTCACAAAGCTCTTCCAAACGTTCTCCTAGGCGTCAGACGAGAGCGGAAAAGGTCACACGCAATCTGACTGCTTCAGAAGGGGAAAGGATGGACCAGTGTCAGACTGGGTCAGATGCTTCACCAGAGGACATGAGTAGCACTGCCATGCCTTATCAAGTGGTCATCCAAGACTGTAAAGTGATGGAGGCTGATCAACGCATGGAGGAG ggTCTTAATTTGCCTCATTTAGAGTTTTTGACTTCATCTGATATAAAAG GTCAGACATTACTGAAAAGACCAGTTGTGTTAGTGTCTCAAGAAGAAGTGCAGCACTACCTACGGATCCAAGCACAAACTGCTGCAGAGGAATCAACAGCCTCCAGAGGCGATCAT GTCCAGGACAGTGCATCTACAGTAGATGATCTTCCTTCCTTAGCATCAGTTG CAACTTCTCCAAGACCTTGTAAGATGGAGGACCAGGAGATTTCATCTTTCCTTGAGAAGCCTCAGGTTCCTGACACCACACCATCAGATAAAG ATATGACTGAAAGAAGAACAGAGCTTGAAAAGTCTTCATCTCAAATTTCTGAGAATGAAGATCAAATAACTGATCAAGAGGAACATGATTCAGAGCTTATTGAGTCTGATGTCACAGACACTATGATTGAGGAACCTCAGACAGAGGGGAAGAGGATTGTCCCAGTCAG CTGTTCCTCTGATGGTTCCCAAGATAGTGTTGCTCCAGAGAAACGCAGTCAGGTTGCTAAGCCCACATCCAACCTAGAGTGGGCATCTCAGGTCATAATCAACCCTCAGCAGACCTCCGAGCTTAATGAAG AAACTTCAGCTTCAACCCCAGATATTTCTGTGGACAGAACTGGTAAAGGAAACGAAGAACAAATTG ACTCAGTTCTCGATGTTTCATCAGCACCATTTGAAGCACACAGTCCAGTTTCCTCTTTTTATGATCCTGCCACTGAACATACAAGCAACATGTGTGATATGGACAC gaTGCTGCTTAGTGAGTCTGCAgctgaaaatgttaaaataccaGATGAGCAGGATTCAGAAAAGAAAGATGGCACAGAAGGGCAGTCAGAAGCTCCTGAG GATTGGATTGCCTCTTTAGATGGAGATGCAAAATCTGAAATAGCAGGTTCAGCTGGAGTGGAAATGGGAGCAAATG GTGACCAATCAGAGGAGGAGCCCACCTTTATTTTGACTCTATATGAGATTCCAACCTCTCAGCTGTTCCTTGAGGCTGACTGTGGCCAGCAGGACATGCCCCCTTATGAACTGCAGCCAGCACAAGTCCAGCCACCCTTACTGTTTACAGGCAGTTCACAGTCTCTTTCCTTTACATTAGAGGCTTCCAG TGCATCTCTGCACATGGAGTCAGAAGAGACCAAACAATGTAAAAGTGTTTCTCACAAGGTGCTAGACGATTCCCTGGTTCCTCATTCAAAGGATACAGCAGAAGATGCCAGTACAAAATTGACATCCTCACAGGAAAGCAGTCGTGATGATGttaactttttaattagtcCACCTGAGATGCTCTCCTGTAATTCTGCCATG CCAACAGATGTTCCAAATTTGGACGAGATCCCAACAAAATCTCCAGAAACTAAAGCTCCCACTCAAAGGAGAA GTAAGATAAAGGTCAAGCCAAAACTAAAGCCATGTGTGAAGGTTGGGCATTCAAAAAATGGCCAGCATGACTGTGCATCCAGTCAGAATCTGCTAACATCCCAAGCTGAGATTGAGTCCAACCAGGAAACATCTGCAAAGGAAACGGTTAGCTCTAAAATTCACTTAAGCCATGAAGACAATGAGCAGGGAGCCCATCCTGGACATGACGGTGTGATATCAACTGCCATTGTGCCAGGCTCTGAAGATATGAGAGATGAGAGTCCGGTGAAGTGCGGAAGTCCTCTCAGAACAGTTCTCCAGATGGATGAGGATTCGGTTGTTGACCCTCCA GTGCACAGGGTGTTGGCTGATGCCTTTGTACTCTCCTCAGGAgaaatggaagatgtttttaATAAGGAGAAGGAAAGCCCTCATAATACTGAGCTCCAAAAACTTCCAGAGAGTGTGAGATCTCTGTCTCCAGTAAATGACCAA TACTTCTGTCCACAGAAGGAAAAAAAGGCAGATATTTCTAAAAAGCCGGATACTTGCAGAGAGGCATCAAGTGTGACATCATCAGTTTCTCAAGAGAAGACTGTGCCTTTACAAAGGAGAG GCAGGTTGCAAGTGAAGCCTAAAATCCCCAAAATAACATCTACTAAAGATGATATCTCAAGACAGGAGCAAACTGACATTGGGTGTAATGAACCAGCCACAACTCAAATCATTTCACCAGTACCTTTGATTAAGGAAGAATCTGTTAAAGTAGAACCGAGATCTGAGCGAGAAGATTTCTCTGATATTCCAAAGGAGGAGTTAGACACAGATGACACTGAAGAAGTCATGAAGACAAAGCAGCAGACACAATTCACTTCTGTGAAAACATCTGCATG CATTGAATCATCATCTGTGGAACTGAAATTAGAGGGTGGGCAGGAGGACGTGTCGCACGTAGTGTTGTCTGATATATTGGTGCCGGTTTCTAATGAAATGGAAGCTAATGTTAATATGGAGAGTGTAAGTCCTGTCCAAAGCGGTCTACAGATGGGTGAAGAGAGCCAGCAGGTCCGCACTGCAGAGGCAGACCAGGAGACACATTCACATGAGGGTGTTTCACACATGCTGCTGACTGATATATTCATACCCATCTGTGAGGACATGCAAGATAATCTGAGCAAGGAATGGGTGACAACTGGAAAGAGAAGCCCTCATGAAGCAGAAAGATCTCAG ATGAGAGAGGATCCAGATAACATAGACCTGTTATGTGCAGTGTCACAATCATCAAATGTGGGACCATCAGTATCACCCAGAAGGAGAAGACCCACTCAGGAGAAAG GCAAGTTATTGGTAAAGATGACATTTCCCAAAAGGAAGGCTGGAGATTCCCCTAAGAGTGCCGAGCAATCACAAACCGTGCCTCCGTCAACCTTAATGTCAAAACAAGAGGTTGAAGCTACTCTAAATGCCCCAGAAACTGAATGCATCTCAGAACCCAAAGTGGAGTCAACACAATGTAGTTTTGAGACTTTCACATG TTCTGACTTGCTGCCCGTTGGCTCAGAGGACCATGAGGCGGCGTGTGGGGGGATTTCTCACATGGTGCTCTCTGATGTTTTGGTGCCTGTATTGGACGAGACTACAGAGCACATTCTTCATAAAGAGGCCTTAACAGTTGGTCTTCAAGAAGATGCAGTCAAA GTTGAGAAGTCAACAGATGTTGAGAGACGAGCAAATGCTGAAACAGATAAGCCAACTGCAAGTCAGTCTGTGTCAGTGGAATGGAAAACACCTTGTAGGAGAG GCACACTGCGTCCAAAGCCTAAATTATCAAAAAAGAGagatgatccttcagaaagcaACCTCTGTCAGCACGGCTCTACACAGACCTCTTCAGCTGCACTTCAGCAGTCCCTGGACCCTCATGCAGAGGAATGGTCCCTCAAAAGCAATATGCTGCCCATGGACTCAGATGAAATTGAGAACTGGTGTGAAGGAGTTTCCCACATGTTGCTGTCAGATGCATTTGTGCCTGTTTCTGAAGAAACTGAAGAGAACAGCACAGACCTAAAAGTGTTTGTCTCAAGCAGTTCTCGTGAGGATGAGGAACATGCTCTTAGTCCGCCAAAGAGTGAGGAGATGCCCTCTGAGATTTCAGATGAA GTACATCAGTTAGACACCATTTCTGACATGCCAAAGTCTGAGGAGTCAAATGAGAGTCTGCCGGCATCACGAGCAAAAAAATCACCAGCGAGAA GTACATTTCAGATGACACTAAGATCGCCTGAAAGACGCCTTCAAGATCAAGCTAATGTGCTAAAGACACCCCGAGCTGCCCCAACAACACCCCAGCGAGCTCAGACATCAAAAGTGGAGTCCATGGGAACTCCAACAAAGCAACACACAGTAGAGATCTCAGATGTGTGTAGGGTACAGCTAGAGAGGTTATCTGTAGAGGAAATCTGCTCTGCCCACTGTGTCCTGCAACCAAAGCATCACAGCACACCTGTCACTGTGAAAACCACCTCCAAAGG GAATGTGATGCTCAAGGCATCTCTGGCTTTGCATGGAAGCAGAAGCCCTGGTTTAGAATCGCATGCTGATGAGGAGCCACCCCTGCTGCCGAGATACTCACCAAAGGTTGTCCTTCATCGTATACCAGTAACTGATGCGAACATTTCCACATCTACCTCGTCCCCAGCTAGAGTGTCCACCGCGGCCTCCAGACAACCGGCAGACCATCAG TTCTCTGAAAATAGCCTTCCAATCTCCAGTTTGGACACTGATAAGGATCCTGTTCAAGTGTCCCAGTTCTTCCTGGACGACATCTTCACTGAAGTCGTGGATCCGGATTGA